Sequence from the Candidatus Omnitrophota bacterium genome:
TTCTCAATCCTTGCACGAATCGGATGAGTATGTCCTAAAATTCGCACATATTCTGGTTTCTCAAGAATAATTCTTCCTAATGTTCCAACAGCCTGATAACCTACAAACAAAATTGTACTACTAGTTCGGGATATATTACTCACTAAATGATGTTTAATTCTGCCGCCTGTGCACATTCCTGAACCAGCGATAATTATTGCGGAACCTTTAATATGATTAATCGCTTTGGATTCCTCTGATGATTTTGTCATTTTAAGCAAAGGGAAATGAAACAAACTCTTTTCATGTTCCAAAATTTGCTTTGCTTCATCATCAAAATCATCTGGATACATGTTATATACTTCAGTTACGTCTATTGCCATTGGGCTATCTACAAATGTCATTAAATGTGGAATCTTATTTGCATCTACCAATTGACCTAAATAATACAACACCTCCTGTGTTCGATTTATGGCAAAAGAAGGTATGATTATATTTCCACCTCTTTCATTTGTTTGATTAATGATATCTGATAATTTCTCAAGAGACGGGACCTCTTCTTCATGGACCCGATTACCATAAGTTGCCTCCATAACAACACAGTCTGCTTTTTCAAATATATGTGGATTATCAAGAATAGGCCTGTCCCATCGACCAATATCACCTGAAAACACATAAGTTTTTTCCTTGCCTTGTTCATTTACTTTCAGCTCAATCATGGCGGAACCTAATATATGACCAGCATCATAAAAGGTTGCGGTAATATCAGAAGATATTTTAATTTTATTCCTGTATGAAACTTTTCTAAAGAGCGGAAATACTTTCCTTACATCATCAATATCATAAAGTGCAACTTCCGGATGCGCTCCTTTTCGGCCTTCCTTTTTATGTCGCTTACGTTTATATTGCGCATCTGCCTCTTGCAATTTGGCAGAATCAAGTAAAGAAATTTTAGCAATCTCAACTGTCGGCGCTGTACAATAGATTTTTCCACGAAATCCATCTTTTACCAGTTTAGGTATATACCCGCAATGATCAAGATGCGCATGTGTCAAGATCATAGCTTGAATACTCGAAGGATTAATGGGAAATTTTTCCCAATTACGATCTCGAAGATCGCGCTCCTGATATAATCCGCAATCAATTAGTATTCTTGATTTGCCATGTTCAATATAAAATTTAGAACCAGTGACGTTTTCTGCGGCACCTAAAAATGTAATTTTCATTATTAACTCCCCAACCCTTTTAATTGCTTTGTTGTTTATACACAAACATATTTGGATTGTTTCTCACAAACTTTAATATTAAGTCTTTTAAAAACCAACCTTTATGATATTTAAGGTATATGTAGCCAAAAAGCGATACTACGAATGCGCCTAAGCAATCAATAATAAGATCCCACATCGTATCAACCAAACCACTCTTTTGCATATTAAAACCAAAGGTGTTATCCATAAAAAATTCAAATATTTCCCAAATTGTACCCAAGGCAACAGCGAAACTAAATGAAAACATAACAAGAAGAAATGGCCTTGCTTTAATAAGTTTTTCAGAATAAAAGACGTATAGAATAATAAATCCAATATACCCTAAAATTAATCCTGAAATACAATGTAACATAACATCCCACCACCAGAATTTATGATAATAATCGAACGTTTCACCAAGAAACATTGATCCAAATATAAAGAATACAAATAAAAGTTCCAACTCAATTGGCAACGTAATTTTATAGTTATGCTCGATTATTGCAGGAAGAAACATAAGAAATAAAGCAATGCAATTTAAAAACAAAAGCATCCATCGCCCAAAATAAACGTCCAAACACATAGCAATAATTAATGCAATACGGAATAAATGTGAAATATATAACTGCACATTGTTAAAGACTTCGTCAGAATTTTTTGCAACAGATATCTTCATAATAAATATTGAATGTAATATATTGCCCATCACGTTTCAGGATCATGGGTGGCAATTATAACGCCTTCTTTCTCATCCTCACAATCTGGGAGACAGATGCATTCAGAGGTTTGACCTTGGGTAGTGATAAACAGTATCTCATGGCCAAAACTCGCATTATAAATGTAAAACCAATAGTGCAGGCAATACGAACGCTGTTGTTCATGTCAATATAGCCTAGCAGCACAAATAAAACTCCACCACACAACGCTGCTGACGCATAGAAGTCCCTTTTCAATATTGAGGGTATTTCCGTTACAAGTAAATCACGAATGACTCCACCGCCGCAAGACGTTATCATAGCCATAAGTATAACGGTGAGAGGTACTGCGTTGTATGATTCTGCTTTGCTTGCGCCAATTGCCGTAAATACACTTAGTCCTATTGCATCGGCAATCATTACGTAGTCCCACTTAGTAGCTATTTTGGGGGCCGCAATGAAAACGACACCCCCTCCTGCTAAGCAAATCAGGACATACCAATAATCAAGCAGAGACACTGGCGGCGTTGCGCCAAGGATAGTGTCCCGAATGATGCCACCAGCAATGCCGGTAACCGTAGCAAGCGTCAACACTCCTAACAGATCCAGTTCATGTTTCACTGCGCGAAAAGCACCGGAGATGGCAAACGCCAATGTGCCGAAAATGTCCAGGATATAAATCATATAAAAGCTCTCCGTTATAAGGAATCAGTAATAACCCCCAAAAATTCTATCTCATTATAGCCGTTTTAACTCTTGCAGGATGCAGTCTTTACCAGAAGTGGCAATAAAAACATATTCAACCTGTCTCCTAAAACTTATTACTTCTTTCAAACTTTTCATAAATATTTATCTCAATTACATTTTTATTTTAGGAAATGTTTTGCTAAACGTATAATTTAAATCTCATTTTAAATTAATTTTTCTAATTTCATTTTTTACAAATGGTATAAGACTAGGAGCTACACTTAAATTTCTTACCCCTACAGATAATAATCCTTTAATATGCTTTGTATCTCCCGCAATTTCACCACAAACACCACAGCCTATATCTCCTTTATTAGCTTGAATAATCACACGCTCAATCATCATCATTACTGTTTTTGCACCTTGATCATAATACTCACTTGCGTTCATCTTCTCTCTACCAGCTGCCATTGTATATTGGATCAAATCATTAGTCCCTATACTTAAAAAATCCGATAGTTCCACAATTTTGTTAATATGTGTTACTGCAGCAGGCGTTTCGATCATTGATCCAATCTTAATATTTCTTTTTTCAGTTTTAAATGATTTCTGTAATTTTGTAATTATATCTTTAACCATAATAATTTCATCAGGCAAAGTAACCATAGGAATTAGTATGCTAACATCAAAATTTTTATATAAATCCAAAATAACTTCAATCTGCGTCTCCAATAGTTTTCTGTGGGTAAGCAATAACCGTATGCCTCTTAATCCTAAGAAAGGATTGCGTTCTTTTTCTACATTAAGATAAGGAAGCCTTTTATCGCCACCTACATCTAAAAGACGAATAATAATTTCTTTATTTGGTAGACACTTTAAAATATTTTTGAATCGATTAATAAGATAATCTTTTTCCGGAGCTGTTTTATGTTCTAAATACAGACTTTCTACTCTAAAAAGACCAATCCCATCACATCCCATCTTTTTTGCTTTCTTAAAATCTTCTTCATTTGAAGCATTTGCATATATTAAGATTTTTGTTCCATCAATTGTTATTGCCGCTTCTCTTGTTTTAGTTAATATGATATTGTTTTTTACTTGTGCTGTTTTTAACTTGGTTCTAAATCTTTCCTTTTCTTTGACCGTTGGGTTGACAACAACTTTTCCATTCTCTCCATAAAGAAGGAGAATCGCCCCTTTTTTAATATTTGAAATTGATTTATCTAATTGACAGACAGCCGGAACACCAAGAGCTCTAGCAATAATAGCACTGTGGGAGTTATAACCACCTTCCTCAGTAACAACACCTTTAATGTTCTTACTACTTAAATGCACCGTGTCTGACGGGAGCAATCTTTTAGCGACAATAATACTATTAGGTGGAAGCTTTTCTAATACATTTTTATCATAGCCTAATAGTTCACGCAAAATTCTTCGCCCTAAATCATCCATATCATCAGCTTTTGATTGAATCATTTCATCATCTGACGCCCTGAATCTATTCGACCAATGTTGAAATACATTTTTAACAACCTGTTCTGCGTTAACCATTTCCCGGTTCATCTCTTTCTCTAGGTCTTTCAGGATTCTCTCGTCTTTTAAAATCATTTTATGCGCTTCAAAAATGTCGGCATGTTGTTTAGCAACTGTTGTCGCTACGATTTCTTTTGTTTTTTGTAATTCTAATAGAACTTGTTCCAAGGATTTTTCTATACGATTGAATTCTTCTTTTATCTCTGTTTCTTTTAAAACATATGAAATAAGATCACGACTTAAAACATCTCTGTAAATAAATGCTTCTCCAATGGCAAGGCCTTTTGAAATAGTATTTCCATTAATAACTATTCGTTTAGTTCTTCGAGTAGAATTTTTATTTTTCTTTTTTTGATTTCTAATATCCATACCATATAAGCAGACCTGATTTTTTCCGTTAGCCTTAGCTTGATACATCGCTTGATCAGCAGCATGAATTAAAGAAATCTTATCATAAACTCTGTTTTTACCAAATTCTGCAACTCCAATACTAATGGTAACATTAAATGTGCTCTTCGAGTTGATTTGATAAAGTTTCATTTCTTGGATTTTCTTTCTTAACCGTCTTGCAAGAATTCCGGCAGCTTTTAAATCTGTTTCAGGCAAAATACATACAAACTCTTCACCCCCATATCTAAAAGCACGATCAGTTGTTCTTAATATTTCCTGAATAGAACGCGAAACTTCCCTTAAGGTCTCATCCCCAGATTCATGGCCATAAATATCATTAATTTTAGTAAAATCATCCATATCACAAAATAAAATTGACAAAGGGTGACCATATCTTTTTGATCTATCAATTTCAGCCTCTAGATTTGAATGCAATGTTACACAATCGTACAGAGTCGTTTCTTCATCAATAATAGCTTTAGTTGCAAGTTTTAATAATTTGTCATTGTCAATAATTACAGGATCATATAAAACTGATCGAATATTTTTCATATAATCCAGTGCGGCTACCTCTATGCCCACAGCCCGTTTTAATTTTTTAGAAATATTGTCTTTATGCACGATAATTTCTTGATACATATTTTTTGCTTCTTTAACATCTTTTATAATTTTGTGAGTTAAAATGTAGATAATTTCAATATACAAATCATCTTTTGATTTTTTTTGAATATCATCCAAGCGTTTTCGCTCCTCATGAGTTCCT
This genomic interval carries:
- a CDS encoding trimeric intracellular cation channel family protein, encoding MIYILDIFGTLAFAISGAFRAVKHELDLLGVLTLATVTGIAGGIIRDTILGATPPVSLLDYWYVLICLAGGGVVFIAAPKIATKWDYVMIADAIGLSVFTAIGASKAESYNAVPLTVILMAMITSCGGGVIRDLLVTEIPSILKRDFYASAALCGGVLFVLLGYIDMNNSVRIACTIGFTFIMRVLAMRYCLSLPKVKPLNASVSQIVRMRKKAL
- a CDS encoding MBL fold metallo-hydrolase, encoding MKITFLGAAENVTGSKFYIEHGKSRILIDCGLYQERDLRDRNWEKFPINPSSIQAMILTHAHLDHCGYIPKLVKDGFRGKIYCTAPTVEIAKISLLDSAKLQEADAQYKRKRHKKEGRKGAHPEVALYDIDDVRKVFPLFRKVSYRNKIKISSDITATFYDAGHILGSAMIELKVNEQGKEKTYVFSGDIGRWDRPILDNPHIFEKADCVVMEATYGNRVHEEEVPSLEKLSDIINQTNERGGNIIIPSFAINRTQEVLYYLGQLVDANKIPHLMTFVDSPMAIDVTEVYNMYPDDFDDEAKQILEHEKSLFHFPLLKMTKSSEESKAINHIKGSAIIIAGSGMCTGGRIKHHLVSNISRTSSTILFVGYQAVGTLGRIILEKPEYVRILGHTHPIRARIEKINGFSAHADKNELLKWVSGIKNTPEKIFIVHSEKETAREFASTLKEKMKSEILVPQHLQEFQV
- the ptsP gene encoding phosphoenolpyruvate--protein phosphotransferase, producing the protein MPKIKNIIEEAQYMLENKLDYRLIKIFSKEWEGTHEERKRLDDIQKKSKDDLYIEIIYILTHKIIKDVKEAKNMYQEIIVHKDNISKKLKRAVGIEVAALDYMKNIRSVLYDPVIIDNDKLLKLATKAIIDEETTLYDCVTLHSNLEAEIDRSKRYGHPLSILFCDMDDFTKINDIYGHESGDETLREVSRSIQEILRTTDRAFRYGGEEFVCILPETDLKAAGILARRLRKKIQEMKLYQINSKSTFNVTISIGVAEFGKNRVYDKISLIHAADQAMYQAKANGKNQVCLYGMDIRNQKKKNKNSTRRTKRIVINGNTISKGLAIGEAFIYRDVLSRDLISYVLKETEIKEEFNRIEKSLEQVLLELQKTKEIVATTVAKQHADIFEAHKMILKDERILKDLEKEMNREMVNAEQVVKNVFQHWSNRFRASDDEMIQSKADDMDDLGRRILRELLGYDKNVLEKLPPNSIIVAKRLLPSDTVHLSSKNIKGVVTEEGGYNSHSAIIARALGVPAVCQLDKSISNIKKGAILLLYGENGKVVVNPTVKEKERFRTKLKTAQVKNNIILTKTREAAITIDGTKILIYANASNEEDFKKAKKMGCDGIGLFRVESLYLEHKTAPEKDYLINRFKNILKCLPNKEIIIRLLDVGGDKRLPYLNVEKERNPFLGLRGIRLLLTHRKLLETQIEVILDLYKNFDVSILIPMVTLPDEIIMVKDIITKLQKSFKTEKRNIKIGSMIETPAAVTHINKIVELSDFLSIGTNDLIQYTMAAGREKMNASEYYDQGAKTVMMMIERVIIQANKGDIGCGVCGEIAGDTKHIKGLLSVGVRNLSVAPSLIPFVKNEIRKINLK